In Massilia antarctica, the following are encoded in one genomic region:
- a CDS encoding GGDEF domain-containing protein, with protein MKVLVADDDPISVLYLQDVLSEWGYEVVVAADGLSAEAILLQADGPLLAVLDWMMPGLDGTDVCHNIRQAGLERYVYMIMLTSRTETEFIVAAMNAGADDYVAKPFIAEEMRVRLRAGRRIVDLEQELRRQATRDALTGIFNRGAILDVLQKEIARRVRTPDFLSVIFADLDHFKRINDTYGHLAGDEVLREATRRMAATLRNYDSFGRYGGEELLAVLPDCDPEGALIVAERMRGAMADATVPTAYGDVAVTVSIGIASVNHADAVEMSDLLHRADGALYAAKLRGRNCVSVATTDGRAGPASGGAGGPDAWQS; from the coding sequence ATGAAAGTGCTTGTCGCCGACGACGATCCGATTTCCGTCTTGTACCTGCAGGACGTGCTGTCCGAATGGGGTTACGAGGTCGTGGTCGCGGCCGACGGCTTGAGCGCCGAGGCGATCCTGCTGCAAGCCGACGGGCCCTTGTTGGCGGTGCTGGACTGGATGATGCCCGGCCTGGACGGCACCGATGTCTGCCACAACATCCGCCAGGCCGGCCTGGAGCGGTATGTCTACATGATCATGCTGACCTCGCGCACGGAAACCGAATTCATCGTCGCGGCCATGAATGCCGGGGCCGACGATTACGTCGCCAAACCCTTCATCGCCGAGGAAATGCGGGTGCGCTTGCGCGCCGGGCGCCGCATCGTCGACCTGGAACAGGAACTGCGCCGGCAAGCCACGCGCGACGCCCTGACCGGCATCTTCAACCGCGGCGCGATCCTCGACGTGCTGCAAAAGGAGATCGCACGACGGGTGCGCACGCCCGATTTTTTATCGGTGATCTTCGCCGATCTCGATCATTTCAAGCGCATCAACGATACCTACGGCCACCTGGCCGGGGACGAGGTATTGCGCGAAGCGACGCGGCGCATGGCCGCGACCCTGAGAAACTACGATTCCTTCGGGCGCTATGGCGGCGAGGAACTGCTCGCGGTGCTGCCCGACTGCGACCCCGAGGGCGCCCTCATCGTCGCCGAGCGCATGCGCGGCGCCATGGCCGATGCCACGGTGCCTACCGCGTACGGCGACGTCGCCGTCACGGTCAGCATCGGCATCGCATCGGTGAACCACGCCGATGCCGTCGAGATGAGCGACCTGCTGCACCGCGCCGACGGCGCCTTGTATGCGGCCAAGCTGCGCGGGCGCAATTGCGTCAGCGTGGCCACGACGGATGGCCGGGCGGGGCCAGCAAGCGGCGGGGCTGGCGGCCCCGATGCCTGGCAGTCATGA
- a CDS encoding PAS domain S-box protein → MTFSQLERLLGALVLLLGTAVVAGWSLHSGALVQLVPGAIAMVFNTALCFVFAGAALCVSGRRARPARTCAAIAMLAVSGVAALQNLLAMNLHVDQLFVDVWLVDPNPHPGRMSPLSCAGFWLAGVCLLLQNRHSARGGSERLVQLLCLLLVALGIVGVTGYSLKLDLLYEWYRFVGMAPHSAFGFLLLGGALWLRWYQGVKERSASRERGDKRITALATIILLSMALSAGMTSSVMSAHRTETALHLNMSAAHSNRAQLLNFVLENTILQTRSLSTDPALLKEYARTPGAAGNAALASELGQHLLGDGYASVTATGPDGSILLHAGTPDTGAPITLRLNDGHELLWSAVPILKIAVPVRKDGAIIGSILAERKLAIVQTLLADAALLGNSGDIAICAAAGKERMNCLPSRLNAQGFRATSRLRNGQQLPMSIALNGKTGLVAAKDYRGQMVIAAYGPIGATGLGLVVKQDAVELYEPIRTQISTMMTVLAVLFVCGTLLLHWQVSPLIAALLAARQAARAGEGKLQAVVDNMAEGLLTIDENSAIRSINPAAAAMFGYAANEVLGAPLTLLIPAPPPPSHSGAQAQADDPARPDSAHGVQVDAQRKDGALFPLHIAVREARHEGGRLSVAILRDISAERHASEVSSRFSAFLDATPNLVAFVSGQQRILYLNGAGRGLLGIGAEEDCGGLSMAAFTCPGTDGDRLAGILQEASVAAWRGELDLCNRGGGMVPFLFSVVRIAHQEGEPSSYAMVGVDVSERKRAEDDLRTTLERFNLVARATNDTVWDWDFGTDRIWWNAGIEHTFGHAMAGGTSPAQWWIDQIHPDDRDWVIAEVEHEIHEGGRYWTGEYRFRCADGSYAHVHDRGYIIHDEAGAAVRMIGAMMNISERKQVEEHMRQLEERFSKIFSMSPVAITVSSMADGHFLEVNDAFCELIGQERAALLTHPASLFDYWLAPDAQLSMMARLRQEGSVSDCEAAMKTAGGAVISVLFSADLVELSGVPHLLCLYNDITHRKQTEDQLRLSEEKFRSIVETTKDWIWSLDSGGRIRYSNPAVQAMLGHGAEELTGKTMLRYVHPEERAMVAERLRQLQQRGEGWNSWLIRWRHRDGSDRYLESSAVPVLDRDGTLLGYRGTDHDVTSIKKFEIQLQEAKHKAESANEAKSEFLANMSHEIRTPMNCIVGFTRLVLKTGLSIQQREYMELIQSSADSLLRLLNDILDFSKMEAKKLVLEKVAFDLREEVANVFRTLAAGAAEKRLELAFDIAPEVPDMIVADKGRLVQILINLASNAIKFTARGEVVLTVSQHARHAGYAELEFKVRDTGIGMSRQQQEHIFESFVQADASTTREYGGTGLGLAIVSQLVGLMGGQLWVESEPGVGTEFHFTLPVQLAQGTAAPDQGPGDAGLQHKPVLVIDDNATSGQIIVNLLRSWKMRPALVRDHAELTRQLALQPPRDGAHAQPFCAAICSAALAGGGSAPLAVTLGAAGLAPASIIVMLPAQDDGAALQAGLAAGLTAFITKPVRHSELFNTLMGIVRNGAAGPAAPSPPDMAAAPVAPPRKRLHVLVADDHPVNRMLVAELLRSRGHTFAVAANGTEVLRMLDAGRFDAILMDGQMPEMDGYQTSAEIRRREGASGAHIHIVAVTAHAMAGDRQTCLAAGMDDYLAKPIEPLDLYACLERPWTAAHGPSAAPAPDDEPAAGVPATGVPATGAAATTPIFNRALALERARGKRDLLYLMAKSFIDTAPELVRHLHSGLETNDARLLERTAHRIKGAAATLSGDTTAQAAGALESMARAGSDAGADDLDGAARYLALCIDELSATLTTTLELNQ, encoded by the coding sequence TTGACCTTCTCACAGCTTGAACGATTGCTGGGCGCGCTGGTGCTGCTTTTAGGCACGGCGGTGGTGGCCGGCTGGAGCCTGCACTCGGGCGCGCTGGTGCAGCTCGTCCCCGGGGCCATCGCGATGGTGTTCAATACCGCGCTGTGTTTCGTGTTTGCCGGCGCCGCCCTGTGCGTTTCCGGGCGCCGTGCGCGGCCGGCACGCACCTGCGCCGCCATCGCCATGCTGGCCGTGAGCGGCGTGGCGGCCCTGCAAAATTTGCTTGCCATGAATTTGCATGTCGACCAGCTGTTCGTCGATGTGTGGCTGGTCGATCCCAACCCGCATCCCGGACGCATGTCGCCCCTGTCCTGCGCCGGCTTCTGGCTGGCCGGCGTCTGCCTCTTGCTGCAGAACCGGCACAGTGCGCGCGGCGGCAGCGAGCGGCTGGTCCAGCTGCTGTGCCTCTTGCTCGTTGCGCTCGGCATCGTCGGCGTGACCGGCTATTCGCTCAAGCTCGACCTGCTCTACGAGTGGTATCGCTTCGTCGGGATGGCGCCGCACTCGGCATTCGGCTTTCTGCTGCTGGGCGGCGCGCTGTGGCTACGCTGGTACCAGGGCGTCAAGGAGCGCAGCGCCAGCCGCGAACGCGGCGACAAGCGCATTACCGCGCTCGCCACCATCATCCTGCTGTCGATGGCGCTGTCGGCCGGGATGACCAGTTCCGTCATGTCGGCCCACCGCACCGAAACGGCCTTGCACCTGAATATGAGCGCGGCGCATTCGAATCGTGCCCAACTCTTGAATTTTGTGCTGGAAAACACGATTTTGCAGACCCGTTCGCTCTCCACCGATCCCGCCCTGCTCAAGGAATACGCGCGCACGCCCGGCGCCGCGGGTAACGCGGCGCTGGCCTCCGAACTGGGGCAGCATTTGCTCGGCGATGGTTATGCCTCGGTGACCGCGACCGGGCCGGACGGCAGCATCCTGCTGCACGCCGGCACGCCCGACACTGGCGCACCGATTACCCTGCGCCTGAACGATGGACATGAGCTGCTCTGGTCGGCGGTCCCCATCCTGAAGATCGCGGTGCCGGTGCGCAAAGATGGCGCCATCATCGGCAGCATCCTGGCCGAGCGCAAGCTGGCCATCGTGCAAACCTTGCTGGCCGATGCCGCGCTGCTGGGAAACAGCGGCGATATCGCGATCTGCGCGGCGGCGGGCAAGGAGCGGATGAATTGCCTGCCGAGCCGCCTGAACGCCCAGGGTTTTCGCGCCACCTCGCGCCTGCGCAACGGCCAGCAACTGCCGATGAGCATCGCCCTGAACGGCAAGACCGGGCTGGTGGCGGCGAAAGATTACCGCGGCCAGATGGTGATCGCCGCCTACGGGCCGATCGGCGCCACCGGACTGGGCCTGGTGGTAAAGCAGGATGCGGTCGAGCTGTACGAGCCGATCCGCACGCAAATCTCGACCATGATGACGGTGCTGGCCGTGCTGTTCGTGTGCGGCACCTTGCTGCTGCACTGGCAAGTCTCGCCCCTGATCGCGGCCCTGCTGGCGGCCAGGCAGGCGGCGCGCGCGGGCGAAGGCAAGCTCCAGGCGGTGGTCGACAATATGGCCGAAGGCTTGCTGACCATCGACGAGAACAGCGCCATCAGGTCGATCAACCCGGCAGCCGCGGCCATGTTCGGCTATGCGGCGAACGAGGTTCTGGGCGCCCCCCTGACCTTGCTGATCCCCGCCCCACCACCGCCCAGCCATAGCGGCGCGCAGGCGCAGGCGGACGATCCTGCCCGGCCGGACAGCGCGCACGGCGTGCAGGTCGACGCACAACGCAAGGATGGCGCGCTGTTCCCCCTGCATATCGCGGTGCGCGAAGCGCGCCACGAAGGCGGCCGCCTGTCGGTGGCGATCCTGCGCGACATCAGCGCCGAGCGCCATGCGTCCGAAGTCAGCTCGCGCTTCAGTGCCTTCCTCGATGCCACGCCGAACCTGGTGGCCTTTGTCTCCGGCCAGCAGCGCATTCTCTATCTGAACGGCGCCGGGCGCGGCTTGCTCGGCATCGGTGCCGAGGAAGACTGCGGCGGCCTGTCGATGGCGGCGTTCACTTGTCCCGGTACGGATGGCGACCGCCTGGCGGGCATTTTGCAGGAAGCGTCGGTGGCGGCCTGGCGCGGCGAACTCGACCTGTGCAACCGCGGCGGCGGCATGGTCCCCTTTCTGTTTTCCGTGGTCCGCATCGCGCACCAGGAGGGGGAACCGAGTTCGTACGCGATGGTGGGCGTCGATGTCAGCGAGCGCAAGCGCGCCGAGGATGACCTGCGCACCACCCTGGAGCGTTTCAACCTGGTCGCGCGCGCCACCAACGATACGGTATGGGACTGGGACTTCGGCACCGACCGCATCTGGTGGAACGCGGGCATCGAGCACACCTTCGGTCACGCGATGGCCGGCGGCACTTCCCCGGCCCAGTGGTGGATCGACCAGATCCACCCCGACGACCGCGACTGGGTCATCGCCGAAGTCGAGCATGAAATCCACGAGGGCGGGCGCTACTGGACCGGCGAATACCGTTTCCGCTGCGCGGACGGCAGCTATGCCCACGTGCACGATCGCGGCTATATCATCCACGACGAGGCCGGCGCGGCGGTGCGCATGATCGGCGCGATGATGAATATCAGCGAGCGCAAGCAGGTCGAGGAACACATGCGCCAGCTGGAAGAACGCTTTTCCAAGATTTTCAGCATGAGCCCGGTGGCGATTACCGTCAGCAGCATGGCCGATGGCCACTTCCTGGAAGTGAACGATGCCTTTTGCGAGCTGATCGGGCAGGAGCGCGCCGCGCTGCTCACCCACCCCGCCTCCCTGTTCGATTACTGGCTCGCGCCCGACGCCCAGCTGTCGATGATGGCGCGGCTGCGCCAGGAAGGCTCGGTCAGCGACTGCGAAGCGGCCATGAAAACGGCAGGCGGCGCCGTGATCAGCGTCCTGTTTTCAGCCGACCTGGTGGAGTTGTCCGGCGTACCCCATCTGCTGTGCCTGTACAACGACATCACCCACCGCAAACAGACGGAAGACCAGCTCAGGCTGAGCGAGGAAAAATTCCGCTCGATCGTGGAGACCACCAAGGACTGGATCTGGTCGCTCGACAGCGGCGGCCGCATCCGTTATTCCAACCCGGCGGTCCAGGCCATGCTCGGCCACGGGGCCGAGGAACTGACCGGCAAGACCATGCTACGCTACGTGCACCCCGAAGAACGGGCCATGGTGGCCGAGCGGCTGCGCCAGCTGCAGCAGCGCGGCGAGGGCTGGAACAGTTGGCTGATCCGCTGGCGCCACCGCGACGGCAGCGATCGCTATCTGGAATCGTCGGCGGTGCCGGTGCTCGACCGCGACGGCACCCTCCTCGGCTATCGCGGCACCGACCACGACGTCACCTCGATCAAGAAATTCGAAATCCAGTTACAGGAAGCCAAGCACAAGGCGGAGTCGGCCAACGAGGCCAAGAGCGAGTTTTTGGCCAACATGAGCCATGAAATCCGTACGCCGATGAATTGCATCGTCGGCTTCACGCGGCTGGTGCTGAAAACGGGCTTATCGATCCAGCAGCGCGAATACATGGAACTGATCCAGTCGTCCGCCGACTCCCTGCTGCGCCTGCTGAACGATATCCTCGATTTTTCCAAGATGGAGGCCAAGAAGCTGGTGCTGGAAAAAGTGGCCTTCGACCTGCGCGAAGAAGTCGCCAATGTGTTCCGGACCCTGGCGGCGGGGGCGGCGGAAAAGCGCCTGGAACTGGCCTTCGACATCGCGCCCGAGGTTCCCGACATGATCGTCGCCGACAAGGGCCGGCTGGTGCAGATCCTGATCAACCTGGCCAGCAATGCGATCAAGTTTACCGCGCGCGGCGAAGTCGTGCTGACGGTCAGCCAGCACGCGCGCCATGCCGGCTACGCCGAACTCGAGTTCAAGGTGCGCGATACCGGGATCGGCATGTCGCGCCAGCAGCAGGAGCATATCTTCGAGTCGTTCGTCCAGGCCGATGCCTCCACCACCCGCGAATACGGCGGCACCGGGCTGGGACTGGCGATCGTCTCCCAGCTGGTGGGCCTGATGGGCGGACAGCTGTGGGTCGAGAGCGAACCCGGGGTGGGCACCGAGTTCCACTTCACCCTGCCGGTCCAGCTTGCGCAGGGCACGGCGGCGCCGGACCAGGGGCCGGGCGACGCCGGGCTGCAACACAAGCCGGTGCTGGTCATCGACGACAATGCCACCTCCGGCCAGATCATCGTCAACCTGCTGCGCAGCTGGAAAATGCGTCCGGCGCTGGTGCGGGACCACGCCGAACTGACGCGGCAATTGGCGCTGCAGCCGCCGCGCGACGGTGCGCACGCGCAGCCGTTTTGCGCGGCCATCTGCAGCGCCGCGCTGGCCGGCGGCGGCAGCGCGCCGCTGGCCGTCACCCTGGGCGCCGCCGGGCTGGCGCCGGCATCGATCATCGTCATGCTGCCGGCCCAGGACGACGGCGCCGCGCTGCAAGCCGGACTGGCGGCGGGATTGACGGCATTTATCACCAAGCCCGTCAGGCATTCGGAGCTGTTCAACACCTTGATGGGCATCGTCAGGAACGGCGCCGCCGGCCCCGCCGCGCCAAGCCCGCCAGACATGGCGGCGGCCCCCGTGGCGCCCCCGCGCAAGCGCCTGCACGTGCTGGTCGCCGACGACCATCCGGTCAACCGGATGCTGGTTGCCGAGCTGCTGCGCAGCCGCGGCCACACCTTCGCCGTGGCCGCCAATGGGACCGAGGTATTGCGCATGCTCGACGCAGGCCGCTTCGACGCCATCCTGATGGATGGCCAGATGCCGGAAATGGATGGCTACCAGACGAGCGCCGAAATCCGCCGCCGCGAGGGCGCCTCGGGCGCGCATATCCATATCGTGGCGGTGACTGCCCACGCGATGGCGGGCGACCGCCAGACCTGCCTGGCAGCGGGCATGGACGACTATCTGGCCAAGCCGATCGAGCCACTCGACCTGTATGCCTGCCTGGAACGACCGTGGACCGCCGCGCACGGCCCATCGGCGGCGCCGGCGCCGGACGACGAGCCGGCGGCCGGGGTGCCGGCCACCGGGGTGCCGGCCACCGGGGCGGCGGCCACCACGCCCATCTTCAACCGCGCGCTGGCACTGGAGCGCGCGCGCGGAAAGCGCGATTTATTGTACCTCATGGCAAAATCGTTCATCGATACGGCGCCCGAGCTCGTGCGCCACCTGCACAGCGGCCTCGAAACGAACGACGCCCGCCTGCTGGAACGCACGGCGCACCGCATCAAGGGTGCCGCCGCGACCTTGAGCGGCGACACGACGGCGCAGGCGGCGGGTGCGCTGGAAAGCATGGCGCGCGCCGGCAGCGACGCCGGCGCGGATGACCTGGATGGCGCCGCACGCTACCTGGCGCTGTGCATCGATGAATTGTCGGCCACATTGACCACGACCCTGGAACTGAACCAATGA
- a CDS encoding protein kinase domain-containing protein: protein MTDTADFSGSVRHSHGAADVLAGHYELGARLGEGGYGEVFEAWDRTLQRSVAVKRIKKADGARSGDGPIREARIAASLRHAAFVKVHAIEDDGPSQSIVMELVPGKTVRQVLTESRIDLALALDWVGQVAEAMHDAHQSGLVHGDLKPSNLMVEPSGRVRILDFGLSLRDDALATRSLSLTEPMGTIAYMAPEQLQGVPADARSDVYALGIILYELVCGTRPYAGLAGLALAAAHLQSDSGSWPYPDSASAPMIALIRAMTARHPQQRLASMAEIRSRLRALATRPGALPGAPWRWTVPGKRWWWAGAALLACALAFGGWQLAPRAVALLQRAAPYSQALDMRSGLDALVLFDRPGKLDQAGAHFARILDHTPGNAAAVAGMSLVYALRYAGDGQDEVWLQKAAAGAQQALTLNDQLALSHIANGWALANLGHYERALTAFDQALHLDPADFFAWYGKAHMLRRAGRLPQALQTLALASARFPRERVFADELGAVHFENGAYRDAEQAFRRSLALQPDAVNAYSNLNAALVRQDRQDEALRVLQQGLQIRPSAKLYGNLGNALFLRGDYVGAAAAFENAVSPTRGAPGDYLNWANLADTLLWIPGREQQARQAYGKARTLLAPRLARAPDDATLASRMALYAARSGDSAGALALAAHALALAPKNAQIQFRIGLAYELLGHRQKALDAILSARRLGYPSTAVAAEPDLVALRRDPAYPQD, encoded by the coding sequence ATGACAGACACCGCTGATTTTTCAGGGAGCGTTCGGCACTCGCATGGGGCCGCCGACGTATTGGCGGGCCACTATGAACTCGGCGCGCGCCTCGGCGAAGGCGGCTATGGCGAGGTCTTCGAAGCGTGGGACCGCACCTTGCAGCGCAGTGTCGCGGTCAAGCGCATCAAGAAAGCCGACGGTGCCAGGAGTGGAGACGGTCCGATCCGCGAAGCCCGCATCGCGGCCTCGCTGCGGCACGCTGCCTTTGTCAAGGTCCACGCGATCGAAGACGATGGACCGAGTCAATCGATCGTGATGGAACTGGTGCCGGGAAAAACCGTCAGGCAGGTGCTGACGGAGTCGCGCATCGACCTGGCCCTTGCACTGGACTGGGTCGGCCAGGTGGCCGAAGCGATGCACGACGCGCATCAATCGGGCCTGGTGCATGGCGACCTGAAACCGTCGAACCTGATGGTTGAACCGAGCGGGCGCGTGCGCATTCTCGATTTCGGCCTCTCGCTGCGCGATGATGCGCTGGCGACGCGCTCGCTTTCCCTCACCGAACCGATGGGCACCATTGCCTACATGGCGCCGGAGCAGTTGCAGGGCGTGCCGGCCGATGCGCGCAGCGATGTGTACGCACTCGGCATCATCTTGTACGAGCTGGTGTGCGGCACCCGTCCCTATGCCGGCCTGGCCGGCCTGGCGCTGGCCGCCGCCCACCTGCAATCCGATTCCGGCAGTTGGCCCTATCCGGACAGCGCCAGTGCGCCGATGATCGCGCTGATCCGGGCCATGACGGCGCGCCACCCGCAGCAGCGTCTGGCCAGCATGGCCGAGATCCGCAGCCGCCTGCGCGCGCTGGCAACGCGGCCGGGGGCCTTGCCGGGCGCGCCGTGGCGCTGGACCGTTCCGGGGAAGCGCTGGTGGTGGGCGGGCGCGGCCTTGCTCGCCTGTGCGCTGGCGTTCGGCGGCTGGCAGCTGGCACCCCGGGCGGTGGCATTGCTGCAACGCGCGGCGCCTTACTCGCAAGCACTCGACATGCGATCCGGGCTGGACGCGCTGGTCTTGTTCGACCGTCCCGGCAAGCTCGATCAGGCTGGCGCCCATTTTGCGCGCATTCTCGACCATACGCCCGGGAACGCCGCGGCCGTGGCCGGCATGTCGCTGGTGTACGCGCTACGCTACGCGGGCGACGGCCAGGATGAAGTGTGGCTGCAAAAAGCCGCCGCCGGCGCCCAGCAAGCGTTGACCCTGAACGATCAACTGGCATTGAGCCACATCGCCAATGGCTGGGCGCTCGCCAACCTCGGCCACTACGAGCGCGCACTGACGGCCTTCGACCAGGCGCTCCATCTTGATCCCGCGGATTTTTTCGCCTGGTATGGCAAGGCCCACATGCTGCGCCGCGCGGGACGCCTGCCGCAGGCGCTGCAGACCCTGGCGCTGGCATCGGCGCGTTTTCCCCGGGAGCGCGTGTTTGCCGATGAATTGGGAGCGGTCCATTTTGAAAACGGCGCTTACCGCGACGCCGAGCAGGCATTCCGGCGCAGCCTCGCCTTGCAGCCGGACGCCGTCAACGCTTATTCGAATCTGAATGCCGCGCTGGTGCGCCAGGACCGCCAGGACGAGGCCCTGCGCGTGCTGCAGCAAGGCTTGCAAATCAGGCCCAGCGCCAAGCTGTATGGGAATCTGGGCAACGCCTTGTTCCTGCGCGGCGACTATGTGGGTGCGGCGGCCGCGTTCGAGAACGCCGTATCGCCCACCCGCGGCGCTCCCGGCGACTACCTTAACTGGGCCAACCTGGCCGACACCTTGCTGTGGATACCGGGGCGCGAACAGCAGGCGCGCCAGGCTTACGGCAAGGCGCGCACCCTGCTGGCCCCGCGCCTTGCGCGCGCCCCGGACGATGCGACCCTGGCGTCGCGCATGGCCTTGTACGCCGCGCGCAGCGGCGACAGCGCCGGCGCGCTCGCGCTGGCGGCGCATGCGCTGGCGCTTGCGCCGAAAAATGCGCAAATTCAATTTCGCATCGGCCTGGCATATGAATTGCTGGGTCATCGTCAGAAGGCGCTCGACGCTATTCTGAGTGCAAGACGCCTGGGCTATCCGTCCACAGCGGTTGCGGCTGAGCCGGATCTGGTCGCCTTGCGGCGCGATCCGGCCTATCCGCAGGACTGA
- a CDS encoding sigma 54-interacting transcriptional regulator: MTDNNRTLTSPLSHPDGADRPLLALTIVWHPDPERIGAQFVTGVQGEAVELSRYAPSFSLAGADELPLGHMGISREPLRIVRDALDGVSLHLPDSRMVVELNGRQLHDKVSLAADQLRDGQILALGRAVLLCLHWMTVLPKRNRMPALVGVGSAAIALRDQVAMAASNEMPVLLLGETGTGKEIAARAIHALGRRATARLVTVNMAALNESLACADLFGAAKGAYTGAQAERKGWFAEADGATLFLDEIGNAPAGVQPMLLRVLEGGDYRPLGAAQDRHATARLIAATDQQLDAAGFNQALLRRLEGFVIQLPPLRARREDMGVLILHVLGKEAGMRLPCALVAQLACYDWPGNIRQLVHALQRAILMLDAGALPQFEQLVRLPAGRSAGAPPEPSGQLAGQAPQARRKPSQLSEADIFNAMAQHAWTIQSAALSLGMSRPTLYKLLERHPDIRRADHIAVDEIRRALAASHGNVARCAALLKTPTEPLRRLLHKLELLA; the protein is encoded by the coding sequence ATGACCGATAACAATCGCACCTTGACATCGCCGCTGTCGCATCCGGATGGCGCCGACCGCCCCTTGCTGGCGTTGACCATCGTCTGGCACCCGGATCCCGAACGCATCGGTGCGCAGTTCGTCACTGGTGTGCAAGGCGAGGCCGTGGAACTGAGCCGGTATGCGCCCTCGTTCAGCCTGGCCGGGGCCGATGAGCTGCCCCTGGGCCACATGGGAATTTCGCGCGAGCCCCTGCGTATCGTGCGCGACGCGCTCGACGGTGTTTCGCTGCATCTTCCCGACTCGCGCATGGTCGTCGAATTGAATGGCCGCCAGTTGCACGACAAGGTCAGCCTGGCGGCGGACCAGCTGCGCGACGGCCAGATCCTCGCGCTTGGCCGCGCGGTGCTGCTTTGCCTGCACTGGATGACCGTGCTTCCGAAACGCAATCGCATGCCCGCCCTGGTCGGTGTCGGCAGCGCCGCCATTGCCCTGCGCGACCAGGTCGCCATGGCCGCGTCGAACGAGATGCCGGTATTGCTGCTGGGCGAAACCGGCACCGGCAAGGAAATCGCCGCGCGCGCCATCCATGCGCTCGGCCGGCGCGCCACGGCCAGGCTGGTGACGGTCAACATGGCGGCACTGAACGAGTCGCTGGCCTGCGCCGACCTGTTCGGCGCCGCCAAGGGTGCCTATACCGGGGCGCAGGCCGAGCGCAAAGGCTGGTTCGCCGAGGCCGACGGCGCAACCTTGTTTCTGGACGAAATAGGCAATGCGCCGGCCGGCGTGCAGCCGATGCTGCTGCGCGTGCTGGAGGGCGGCGACTACCGGCCGCTGGGAGCGGCGCAGGACCGGCATGCGACAGCGCGCCTGATCGCCGCCACCGACCAGCAACTCGACGCGGCCGGCTTCAACCAGGCGCTGCTGCGCCGCCTGGAAGGCTTTGTCATTCAACTGCCGCCGCTGCGCGCCCGGCGCGAGGATATGGGCGTGCTCATCCTGCATGTGCTGGGGAAGGAAGCCGGCATGCGCCTGCCCTGCGCGCTGGTCGCCCAGCTGGCCTGCTACGACTGGCCCGGCAACATCCGCCAGCTGGTCCATGCATTGCAGCGCGCCATCCTCATGCTCGACGCCGGCGCGCTGCCGCAGTTCGAGCAGCTGGTGCGATTGCCAGCCGGGCGCTCAGCCGGTGCGCCGCCTGAGCCCTCCGGGCAGCTCGCGGGCCAGGCGCCGCAGGCGCGCCGCAAGCCGTCCCAGTTAAGCGAAGCAGACATTTTCAACGCGATGGCCCAGCATGCATGGACCATCCAGAGCGCGGCGCTGTCGCTCGGGATGTCGCGCCCCACCCTGTACAAGCTGCTCGAGCGGCATCCCGACATACGGCGCGCCGATCACATCGCGGTCGATGAAATCAGGCGCGCGCTGGCGGCCAGCCATGGCAACGTAGCGCGCTGCGCCGCCCTGCTCAAAACGCCGACCGAACCGCTGCGGCGCCTGCTGCACAAGCTCGAACTGCTTGCTTGA